A stretch of Anas acuta chromosome 3, bAnaAcu1.1, whole genome shotgun sequence DNA encodes these proteins:
- the CEBPZOS gene encoding protein CEBPZOS has product MAAMRRRLLAGLVALEAAALGGVLLLYRAMDSSRDFRYTMQKRFPSILEVYYKSNEWAGIHGIKENDQMAWLSNKN; this is encoded by the exons ATGGCGGCCATGAGGCGGCGGCTGCTGGCGGGGCTGGTGGCGCTGGAGGCGGCCGCGCTGGGCGGCGTCCTGCTGCTCTACCGCGCCATGGACAGCAGCCGAG ATTTCAGATACACAATGCAGAAGAGGTTTCCATCAATTCTTGAAG TTTATTACAAATCGAATGAGTGGGCTGGAATTCATGGCATAAAGGAGAATGACCAAATGGCATGGTTAAGCAACAAAAActaa
- the SULT6B1 gene encoding sulfotransferase 6B1 isoform X1, with product MAEERKAFVDEINKALAKSEGLSLKDLLFSYRGTPYPVTVCSAETFQALENLEARRDDLVLVSYPKCGANWLIQILNDLIFTTVQTKPVSTELPFIECGDPDKYQRMKQIPSPRILATHLNYDCLPKSIFKNKAKILVLFRNPKDTAVSFFHFHNNVPSVPSYSSWDEFFSEFMNGKVGWGSYFDHAVTWNKHIEDENTMIITYEDLKENLTSGVKQIAEFFGFSPAAEQIQSIVDRATFQAMKDKAQETHGAVGSVLFRKGVVGDWKNLFTEAQNKEMDAKFKVCLEGTKLGAKLKYDVYCKA from the exons ATGGCTGAGGAAAGGAAAGCCTTTGtagatgaaataaataaagcactggCCAAGTCCGAAGGCCTTTCCCTGAAGGATCTGCTGTTCTCCTACCGGGGGACTCCTTATCCCGTGACAGTGTGCAGTGCGGAGACCTTCCAAGCCCTGGAGAACCTGGAAGCCAGAAGGGACGATCTGGTGCTGGTGTCTTACCCCAAATGTG GTGCGAACTGGCTTATCCAAATTTTAAATGACTTGATATTCACCACCGTCCAGACTAAACCTGTAAGCACAGAACTACCATTTATTGAATGTGGAGATCCAGATAAATACCAG AGGATGAAGCAGATTCCATCCCCAAGGATTTTGGCAACGCATCTGAATTATGATTGCCTCCCCAAGTCTATTTTCAAGAACAAAGCCAAG ATACTAGTGCTGTTTCGAAACCCTAAAGATacagctgtttcatttttccatttccacaaCAATGTGCCAAGCGTCCCCAGTTACAGCTCTTGGGATGAGTTCTTCTCCGAGTTCATGAATGGAAAAG TTGGCTGGGGATCTTATTTTGACCATGCAGTCACCTGGAACAAACACATTGAGGATGAGAATACCATGATCATAACATATGAAGACCTGAAAGAG AATCTGACTTCTGGTGTAAAGCAGATAGCTGAATTCTTTGGATTCTCCCCAGCGGCAGAGCAGATCCAGTCTATTGTGGACAGGGCCACTTTCCAGGCAATGAAGGACAAGGCTCAAGAAACTCATGGTGCTGTTGGCTCAGTTCTTTTCCGCAAAG GTGTTGTTGGAGACTGGAAAAATCTTTTCACTGAAGCTCAGAACAAGGAAATGGATGCCAAATTCAAAGTGTGCTTAGAAGGAACCAAGCTGGGAGCAAAGTTAAAATATGATGTGTACTGCAAGGCCTGA
- the SULT6B1 gene encoding sulfotransferase 6B1 isoform X2 — translation MVADALKLVSDQGALNQGLIQQGEEHILFLWFWLGANWLIQILNDLIFTTVQTKPVSTELPFIECGDPDKYQRMKQIPSPRILATHLNYDCLPKSIFKNKAKILVLFRNPKDTAVSFFHFHNNVPSVPSYSSWDEFFSEFMNGKVGWGSYFDHAVTWNKHIEDENTMIITYEDLKENLTSGVKQIAEFFGFSPAAEQIQSIVDRATFQAMKDKAQETHGAVGSVLFRKGVVGDWKNLFTEAQNKEMDAKFKVCLEGTKLGAKLKYDVYCKA, via the exons ATGGTAGCTGATGCACTCAAGTTGGTCTCTGATCAGGGGGCCCTTAACCAAGGTCTCATCCAGCAAGGTGAAGAGCACATACTGTTCCTGTGGTTTTGGCTTG GTGCGAACTGGCTTATCCAAATTTTAAATGACTTGATATTCACCACCGTCCAGACTAAACCTGTAAGCACAGAACTACCATTTATTGAATGTGGAGATCCAGATAAATACCAG AGGATGAAGCAGATTCCATCCCCAAGGATTTTGGCAACGCATCTGAATTATGATTGCCTCCCCAAGTCTATTTTCAAGAACAAAGCCAAG ATACTAGTGCTGTTTCGAAACCCTAAAGATacagctgtttcatttttccatttccacaaCAATGTGCCAAGCGTCCCCAGTTACAGCTCTTGGGATGAGTTCTTCTCCGAGTTCATGAATGGAAAAG TTGGCTGGGGATCTTATTTTGACCATGCAGTCACCTGGAACAAACACATTGAGGATGAGAATACCATGATCATAACATATGAAGACCTGAAAGAG AATCTGACTTCTGGTGTAAAGCAGATAGCTGAATTCTTTGGATTCTCCCCAGCGGCAGAGCAGATCCAGTCTATTGTGGACAGGGCCACTTTCCAGGCAATGAAGGACAAGGCTCAAGAAACTCATGGTGCTGTTGGCTCAGTTCTTTTCCGCAAAG GTGTTGTTGGAGACTGGAAAAATCTTTTCACTGAAGCTCAGAACAAGGAAATGGATGCCAAATTCAAAGTGTGCTTAGAAGGAACCAAGCTGGGAGCAAAGTTAAAATATGATGTGTACTGCAAGGCCTGA